The following are encoded in a window of Armatimonas rosea genomic DNA:
- a CDS encoding Gfo/Idh/MocA family protein, translating into MTRRGFLDEAFFATAIASLTAAGAFAAEPTPARPRRRYGAADKVRVAVIGVNGRGKAHIDGYLGLPDAEVVAICDVDSGVGEKAAAAIEKKTGKKPKVYQDLRKLFEDKEIDAVSCALPIHWHALAATWAMEAGKDVYVEKPCSHNVSEGRRIVQVQQRTGRICQVGTQSRSAKAVQQGIKFIHDGKIGKVSVARGLCYKPRNSIGIFPDSEVPAGVDYDIWLGAAPKRPFNKNRFHYNWHWNFDYGAGDLGNQGIHQMDIARWALGKNQLPSSVMTLGGRFGYVDQGTTPNTVVSVYDYADSQLVFEVRGLPTEKLKGADIGDIIYGESGYVVFTSSYGKAAAFTNDGQPLATFNGGGDHFAAFIRAVKSRQQSDLAAPVLEGHLSSALCHLGNNSYQLGRETSFSDAEREWSKSRNGTEAFGRMKEHLEKNGVALTNTKLKLGRLLEIDAAKEQFKDKAALPLLTREYRKGFTLPKA; encoded by the coding sequence ATGACACGACGAGGTTTTCTAGACGAGGCATTCTTTGCCACCGCGATCGCATCGCTCACAGCAGCGGGCGCGTTTGCGGCAGAGCCCACACCGGCGCGCCCCCGGCGGCGCTACGGCGCGGCGGACAAGGTGCGCGTCGCGGTGATCGGGGTCAATGGGCGCGGCAAGGCGCATATCGACGGCTATCTCGGGCTGCCGGATGCCGAGGTGGTGGCGATCTGCGATGTCGACTCCGGGGTTGGGGAGAAGGCGGCGGCGGCGATAGAGAAGAAGACCGGCAAGAAGCCCAAGGTCTACCAGGACCTGCGCAAGCTCTTTGAGGACAAGGAGATCGACGCGGTCTCGTGCGCCCTGCCCATCCACTGGCACGCGCTGGCGGCGACCTGGGCGATGGAGGCGGGAAAAGATGTCTATGTCGAGAAGCCCTGCTCCCACAATGTCAGTGAGGGCCGCCGGATTGTCCAGGTGCAGCAGCGCACGGGCCGTATCTGCCAGGTCGGTACCCAGAGCCGCTCGGCCAAGGCGGTCCAGCAGGGGATCAAGTTCATCCACGACGGCAAGATCGGCAAGGTCAGTGTGGCGCGGGGGCTGTGCTACAAGCCCCGCAACAGTATCGGAATCTTCCCCGATAGCGAGGTTCCCGCGGGCGTGGACTACGATATCTGGCTGGGGGCCGCTCCCAAGCGCCCCTTCAACAAGAACCGCTTCCACTACAACTGGCACTGGAACTTCGACTACGGCGCCGGCGATCTGGGCAACCAGGGAATCCACCAGATGGATATCGCGCGCTGGGCCCTGGGCAAGAACCAGCTCCCCAGCTCGGTGATGACCCTGGGCGGGCGCTTTGGCTATGTCGATCAGGGCACGACCCCCAACACCGTGGTCTCGGTCTACGACTACGCGGACTCACAGCTGGTCTTCGAGGTGCGCGGCCTGCCCACCGAGAAGCTCAAGGGCGCCGATATCGGCGATATTATCTACGGCGAGAGCGGCTATGTCGTGTTTACGTCGAGCTACGGCAAGGCGGCGGCCTTCACCAACGACGGCCAGCCGCTGGCGACCTTTAACGGCGGCGGGGATCACTTTGCCGCCTTTATCCGCGCCGTCAAGAGCCGCCAGCAGTCCGACCTGGCCGCGCCGGTTCTGGAGGGGCACCTCTCCAGCGCGCTCTGTCACCTGGGCAACAACTCCTACCAGCTCGGGCGGGAGACCAGCTTCAGCGATGCCGAGCGCGAGTGGAGCAAGAGCCGCAATGGCACCGAGGCGTTTGGCCGCATGAAGGAGCACCTGGAGAAAAACGGGGTGGCTCTGACCAACACCAAGCTCAAGCTCGGGCGCCTGCTGGAGATTGATGCGGCCAAGGAGCAGTTCAAGGACAAGGCCGCGCTTCCCCTGCTCACCCGCGAGTACCGCAAGGGCTTCACGCTCCCCAAGGCGTAG
- a CDS encoding ATP-binding cassette domain-containing protein: METIRLELTGIEKRYGMRRVLRDFALVAEGGEVVAITGANGSGKSTVVKLVAGLLRASKGKIALTVGTVDESEPERRRQLCGYVSPDLTLYPELTARENLRFFCDVRGASPEGIAATLEWVGLGGREDDPIGQYSSGLRQRVKLALAALFEPPILLLDEAGLALDEKGVAVVESLVAQQKTRGGLTLIATNDSREAALAQRVIAL; encoded by the coding sequence GTGGAAACGATCCGGCTGGAGCTGACAGGAATCGAGAAGCGCTACGGCATGCGGCGTGTCTTGCGGGACTTTGCGCTGGTGGCGGAGGGCGGCGAAGTGGTCGCGATCACCGGGGCCAATGGGAGCGGCAAGAGCACCGTGGTCAAGCTCGTCGCGGGGCTCTTGCGGGCGAGTAAGGGAAAGATCGCGCTCACCGTGGGCACGGTCGATGAGAGCGAGCCCGAGCGGCGGCGACAGCTCTGCGGCTATGTCTCGCCGGACCTCACGCTCTACCCCGAGCTCACGGCACGCGAGAACCTGCGCTTCTTCTGCGATGTGCGCGGTGCCTCCCCCGAGGGAATCGCCGCCACCCTGGAGTGGGTCGGGCTGGGGGGGCGCGAGGACGACCCCATTGGGCAGTACTCATCGGGCCTGCGCCAGCGCGTGAAGCTGGCACTCGCGGCGCTCTTTGAGCCCCCCATCTTGCTCCTCGACGAGGCCGGCCTCGCGCTCGATGAAAAAGGAGTCGCCGTGGTCGAGAGCCTAGTCGCCCAGCAAAAAACACGCGGGGGTCTCACCCTGATCGCCACCAACGACAGCCGTGAGGCGGCGCTGGCCCAGCGGGTCATCGCTCTCTAA
- a CDS encoding PmoA family protein, translated as MPKPEFLRRSAVAGAAVAGVALAAGAADAQSIPVRVTAEKADSAAAPVSLTLSQAELKKKHTLPKGATPLVCQIRAAGADKATLVFVAPALKKGESKLFVLTPGKAATVEVKEAGKNAEIRIGGQLFTRYDTTTGPNKPYLYPIQAFGGKHFTRRWPLEEVGHEEKDHPHHRGLWFTHGEMNDVDFWTEVAKAGHPIGKTVNTGYSALESGAVSGRLGTKTDWITEQGKTIARDTREIVVTPVGESIVLDFSVTVTAVGGPLTWGDTKEGTFALRVPEIMKAEKEGKGTLESAEGVKNAAVWGKPSPWHDYWGPVEAGGETFGIAIFDSPSNPRYPTTWHSRTYGLYAANPFGLHDFDTTKKTDRHAGQLITPEGKSVTFAYRVLFHKGDTRAAKIAESFNAWATPPKVELAK; from the coding sequence ATGCCGAAACCTGAATTTCTCCGCCGCAGTGCTGTCGCGGGAGCCGCCGTTGCCGGTGTCGCCCTCGCCGCAGGGGCTGCCGATGCGCAGAGCATCCCCGTCCGTGTCACCGCTGAGAAAGCCGATAGCGCCGCCGCTCCGGTCTCCCTGACCCTCTCCCAGGCCGAGCTCAAGAAAAAACACACGCTCCCCAAGGGCGCGACCCCGCTGGTCTGCCAGATCCGGGCCGCCGGTGCCGACAAGGCCACCCTGGTCTTTGTGGCCCCTGCCCTCAAGAAAGGCGAGTCCAAGCTCTTTGTGCTCACGCCCGGCAAGGCAGCGACTGTCGAGGTGAAGGAGGCGGGCAAGAACGCGGAGATCCGGATCGGGGGGCAGCTCTTCACCCGCTACGACACCACGACCGGCCCGAACAAGCCCTACCTCTACCCCATCCAGGCCTTTGGCGGCAAGCACTTCACGCGTCGCTGGCCGCTGGAAGAAGTGGGCCACGAGGAGAAAGACCACCCGCACCACCGCGGGCTCTGGTTCACCCACGGCGAGATGAACGATGTCGATTTCTGGACCGAGGTCGCCAAGGCGGGGCATCCGATCGGCAAGACGGTCAATACCGGCTACTCCGCCCTGGAGAGCGGCGCGGTCTCCGGCAGGCTCGGCACCAAGACCGACTGGATCACCGAGCAGGGCAAGACCATCGCCCGCGACACCCGCGAGATCGTGGTGACGCCGGTCGGGGAGAGTATCGTGCTGGACTTCTCGGTGACGGTCACCGCAGTCGGTGGCCCGCTCACTTGGGGCGATACCAAGGAAGGGACTTTTGCGCTACGCGTCCCCGAGATCATGAAGGCGGAGAAAGAGGGCAAGGGCACCCTGGAGAGCGCCGAGGGCGTGAAGAACGCCGCGGTCTGGGGGAAGCCATCGCCGTGGCACGACTACTGGGGCCCAGTCGAGGCAGGCGGGGAGACCTTCGGGATCGCGATCTTCGACTCCCCGAGCAACCCGCGCTACCCGACCACCTGGCACTCGCGCACCTACGGCCTCTACGCCGCCAACCCCTTCGGCCTCCATGACTTCGACACCACTAAGAAGACCGACCGCCACGCCGGGCAGCTCATCACGCCCGAGGGCAAGTCCGTGACCTTTGCCTACCGGGTTCTCTTCCACAAGGGCGATACCCGCGCCGCTAAGATTGCCGAGAGCTTCAATGCCTGGGCCACTCCCCCGAAAGTCGAGCTCGCCAAATGA
- a CDS encoding ankyrin repeat domain-containing protein translates to MKRRWFLAMILPIGLTALLLARRSRSRPSRLSGAFETQVLISPDTPANHALYTAVSQSDVVGVQHAFANGASANATLSWKMEGVPPEQQQAPSPFILLVQPQQSDESDKPQAIAIFREFLAHHLDIHATSAEGICALHIATRLGDLDLVKEVLARGADINAPSQLGGTPLQIAMMPTLRDKEGPEVPLIQFLLESGANPNSISPANGTTPLMQAALMNHPKTVALLLEHGADPALVNQSSRSRTSRTFTALELAQSAGSEEVVRLLRATHPNMTAFEAAVSGAPTVLKKHLDSGTSPNSRDKNGSPLLFLAAQSGSAEAVQLLLERGADPSAATQPPHFEGFPPEPGTRGSTPLHTAAAHGFVAVMQLLIAHKADLDALAGRADSPETALTKAVQANEAAAVKLLLEHGAKVGDALERCVQSKGQMPLRRRGESPTKRRSKDVIQEQQEQIYTLLMAQTKDAESQGKALCTALDMGELGLAEDLLKRGADVNVRGRDEKTPLFSLIHYLGLTRYSLSEMHKQQPIVAPTAPEALVFLEQLLAHKPDLSVTLPPEQDWKGGTALAYARYFKLPAVVERLQKAGLKR, encoded by the coding sequence ATGAAGCGACGCTGGTTTCTTGCCATGATTCTTCCCATTGGGCTGACAGCACTCCTCCTTGCCCGGCGCTCGCGCTCTCGTCCCTCGCGGCTCTCCGGTGCCTTCGAGACTCAAGTGCTCATTTCCCCGGACACCCCCGCCAATCACGCTCTCTACACTGCCGTCTCCCAAAGCGATGTCGTCGGGGTACAGCACGCCTTTGCAAACGGAGCCAGTGCCAATGCGACGCTCTCCTGGAAAATGGAGGGAGTCCCCCCGGAACAGCAGCAGGCCCCAAGCCCCTTTATCCTGCTGGTACAGCCCCAACAATCCGATGAGTCGGACAAGCCACAGGCCATCGCGATCTTCCGTGAGTTTCTGGCACACCACCTCGATATCCATGCGACCAGTGCCGAAGGAATCTGTGCCCTGCATATCGCCACCCGGCTGGGCGATCTAGACCTCGTCAAAGAGGTTCTTGCACGCGGAGCCGATATCAATGCCCCCTCGCAGCTCGGGGGGACCCCGCTACAGATTGCGATGATGCCGACCCTACGGGATAAAGAAGGCCCGGAGGTTCCTCTGATTCAGTTTTTATTGGAGAGCGGAGCCAACCCCAATAGTATCAGCCCAGCCAATGGGACCACCCCCTTGATGCAAGCTGCGCTCATGAACCATCCCAAGACAGTCGCGCTCCTCCTCGAACATGGCGCCGATCCCGCGCTCGTCAACCAAAGCAGCCGCTCTCGAACGAGCCGAACGTTCACGGCGCTAGAGCTGGCCCAGAGTGCGGGGAGTGAGGAGGTCGTGCGGCTTCTGCGTGCCACTCACCCCAACATGACCGCGTTCGAGGCCGCTGTCTCGGGAGCTCCCACGGTCCTCAAAAAACACCTCGACTCGGGCACCTCCCCCAATAGCCGTGATAAGAACGGCTCGCCCCTGCTCTTTCTGGCGGCGCAGTCGGGGAGTGCCGAGGCAGTCCAGCTCTTGCTGGAGCGTGGCGCCGATCCGAGCGCGGCGACACAGCCCCCGCACTTTGAGGGGTTCCCTCCCGAGCCGGGCACACGGGGATCTACCCCGCTGCATACCGCCGCGGCACATGGCTTTGTCGCCGTGATGCAGCTCCTCATCGCGCACAAGGCCGACCTCGATGCCCTCGCAGGCCGTGCGGACAGCCCAGAGACAGCACTGACAAAGGCCGTTCAAGCCAACGAGGCCGCGGCGGTTAAGCTCCTGCTGGAGCACGGGGCCAAGGTCGGCGATGCGCTGGAGCGCTGTGTTCAAAGCAAGGGACAGATGCCCCTGCGCCGCCGAGGAGAGTCGCCAACAAAGCGCCGTTCCAAAGACGTTATCCAGGAGCAGCAAGAGCAGATCTACACCCTGCTGATGGCCCAAACCAAGGACGCTGAGTCCCAGGGCAAGGCGCTGTGCACGGCTCTCGACATGGGGGAGCTGGGGCTTGCGGAGGACCTGCTCAAACGAGGGGCCGATGTCAATGTGCGGGGGCGCGATGAAAAAACGCCTCTCTTTAGCCTGATCCATTACCTGGGCCTGACCCGCTACAGCCTCTCGGAGATGCACAAGCAACAACCGATAGTCGCCCCGACCGCCCCGGAGGCTCTTGTTTTTTTGGAGCAGCTCCTTGCGCATAAACCCGACCTGAGCGTGACCCTCCCCCCCGAGCAGGACTGGAAAGGGGGCACGGCGCTGGCCTACGCCCGCTACTTCAAGCTCCCTGCCGTGGTGGAGCGGCTCCAAAAAGCGGGGCTGAAGCGGTAG
- a CDS encoding RNA polymerase sigma factor, producing MQVPDLWLVRRAKNGDTAAFGALLTRHSRRVYNLLLRLTGSPALAEDLTQETFLTAYQRLADWRGTGALSTWLCGIAVKHHLAARRKSHFTETLDAHEELAADLTSDPLARYTQHEAKQALNTAISALPLPYREVFVLVRVQELRYREVAELLEIPLGTVQSRLAQATVLLQHALSPSIDGLPQKGTKRHVL from the coding sequence ATGCAAGTTCCTGACCTCTGGCTGGTCCGACGAGCGAAAAATGGAGACACGGCCGCGTTTGGTGCGCTTCTGACGCGCCACTCGCGCCGGGTGTACAACCTACTTTTGCGGCTCACGGGCAGTCCCGCTCTTGCCGAGGACCTCACACAGGAGACCTTCCTCACAGCCTACCAGCGCCTCGCCGACTGGCGCGGCACGGGGGCGCTCTCCACCTGGCTCTGTGGGATCGCGGTCAAACACCACTTGGCGGCGCGCCGCAAGAGCCACTTTACCGAGACACTGGATGCCCACGAGGAGCTCGCCGCCGATCTGACCAGCGACCCTCTAGCCCGCTACACCCAGCACGAGGCAAAGCAAGCTCTCAATACCGCAATCTCAGCACTTCCTCTCCCCTATCGTGAGGTCTTCGTGCTGGTGCGGGTGCAAGAGCTGCGCTACCGGGAGGTCGCCGAGCTGCTGGAGATTCCCCTGGGAACGGTCCAGTCCCGCCTCGCCCAAGCCACCGTCCTTCTCCAGCATGCGCTCTCCCCATCCATCGACGGACTCCCCCAGAAAGGAACGAAACGCCATGTCCTTTGA
- a CDS encoding adenylate/guanylate cyclase domain-containing protein has product MAAIAVWCVIKPLQVGFSTEFIGVTIQVSCTSIVAAYSVALVQERLAREAFLANYLLDIERAKSERLLANVLPEMVAHRLKDEPTTIADSFESATVLFADIVDFTQLAATLSSEELVTLLNAIFSTFDALAEKHGLEKIKTIGDAYMAVAGVPKPDTHHAQSAARMALELRTVITGFKRENGEPLCLRIGLHSGPVIAGVIGTKKFIYDLWGDTVNTASRMESHGIPGQIQVTEATQMLLGTEFMFSPPREIEVKGKGQMLVYSLLGPHEN; this is encoded by the coding sequence ATGGCAGCAATCGCGGTCTGGTGCGTCATCAAGCCTCTCCAAGTCGGTTTTTCCACAGAGTTTATTGGGGTAACGATCCAGGTGAGCTGCACCTCCATCGTTGCCGCCTATTCCGTTGCCCTTGTCCAAGAGCGCCTCGCACGCGAAGCGTTTCTCGCGAACTATCTGTTGGATATTGAGCGTGCCAAGTCCGAGCGGCTCCTTGCCAATGTTCTGCCAGAGATGGTCGCACACCGCCTGAAGGACGAGCCGACCACCATTGCCGATAGTTTTGAGTCCGCTACGGTGCTCTTTGCCGATATCGTGGACTTCACACAGCTCGCGGCAACGCTCTCATCGGAGGAACTTGTCACCCTACTCAATGCGATCTTCTCCACCTTTGATGCCCTCGCCGAGAAGCATGGGTTGGAGAAGATCAAGACGATTGGCGATGCCTATATGGCCGTGGCCGGAGTCCCCAAGCCCGACACCCACCACGCCCAATCCGCCGCACGAATGGCTCTGGAGCTACGCACGGTCATCACTGGTTTTAAGCGCGAGAATGGTGAGCCGCTGTGCCTGCGCATTGGCCTGCACTCGGGACCAGTGATCGCGGGGGTGATCGGGACAAAGAAGTTTATCTACGATCTCTGGGGTGATACGGTCAATACGGCCAGCCGCATGGAGTCTCATGGTATCCCGGGTCAGATCCAGGTCACAGAGGCAACCCAAATGTTGTTAGGCACTGAGTTTATGTTTAGCCCCCCACGTGAGATCGAAGTCAAGGGCAAAGGACAGATGCTTGTCTATAGCCTGCTTGGCCCCCACGAAAATTAA